The DNA segment TTCTCCTCTGGTGTTGTGCAAATAATCTATCATTGGAATGGTAACTAAAATATCTTCTCAACAGTAGTTTCACCTATTAAACTAAGGGGGAACCCAATACTTAGGGTTTCCCTTAATATTGACCGATTATCAACATTTTAGTTTAACAGAGCCTTATAAATCCGTACCATATGAATTATCAATGACACAAAGCCATTCACCTTGTGCATTTTTCTTAAACACATAGGTTGCCTTTCTTTCCATAGAAAACTCAGAATCCTTTTTGTTATCAGCTTCAAGGAGCGTTTGAGAAATCACTAACGCCGTGTCCCCTGCTTCTAAAATAATCATTTCCCCCTGTGTTTTGACAATACTGTTATTAAAATATTTTGCTATGGCAATAAATGCTTTTCTAATTTCGTCTTTACCTCGAGCAATCATTCCAGGCTTTACAACCAAAATGGCATCATCAGTGTAGTAATTCATAAGTGTATCAAAATCTTCCTTCTTAATCGCCAAGTCACACTTTTTGATTACCTCTTTTAATTCGTGTTACAAAACCTTCCCCTCCCTTTAGGATTCAATTCTATTTAATAGTATTTGATACTTCGATCATTTTGTTTATTTAATAATCAGATTCTTATCTTTTTCAATATCAATGGTCCGAAAGTTCAAAGCAACCAACCTCCTTTAGCCAGTATTGAAAGCAAACTCAACATTTGCATACCATTAAATGGTTCCCATCTGGGTCTTTAAAATTAAACCAATGATTATGCATTATTTCAGTTGTTAACTCTACATTCTTACTTCTCATAAATTCATAAGCTTGTTCTATATTATTAGTGTTTAGGTGAAAAAGTGGAGTTTTAATACTATTTTCCTTTGAATTAATCTTGCTATCTAATACCATCCCTGTTCCATTCATGGGGATGATGAATAAATGACCAAATAGAATTTCCCCTTCTTCTGGTAATCCTAATATGTCACAATACCAATTACGTGCAGCTTCAATATTACTCACGGGAATAAATACAGTTCCAATTTGATTTAAGATGGGGTTCATAAATGATCTCCTTTTAATCGATATCGAATATAATGTTAAT comes from the Neobacillus sp. PS2-9 genome and includes:
- a CDS encoding DUF4440 domain-containing protein, with product MKKCDLAIKKEDFDTLMNYYTDDAILVVKPGMIARGKDEIRKAFIAIAKYFNNSIVKTQGEMIILEAGDTALVISQTLLEADNKKDSEFSMERKATYVFKKNAQGEWLCVIDNSYGTDL
- a CDS encoding VOC family protein; protein product: MNPILNQIGTVFIPVSNIEAARNWYCDILGLPEEGEILFGHLFIIPMNGTGMVLDSKINSKENSIKTPLFHLNTNNIEQAYEFMRSKNVELTTEIMHNHWFNFKDPDGNHLMVCKC